The proteins below are encoded in one region of Deltaproteobacteria bacterium:
- a CDS encoding ATP-dependent Clp protease ATP-binding subunit, translated as MTREGTWAGDVMIELEGFKERLTPKGIRVLETAIEESKRRQHYYLGVEHIFLSFAMVEDAFFRDIMSDLNLDANQVVQFLSDNLNISRQYIGVGLKVPPTTKTIFKLAWEEAQRWGRDEIDSTDLLIAIFQESHSLPAKVFRSFGLDPDYVMRRITAKIRNREELGEELKKKYDLPPNLKHFAVNLNRLAYYDKLPIIVGRDNEINQVMEILCHVERSNSVMITGEPGVGKTAVVEGLARKIELEPHTVPRRLRDKQIINLQMNSVVAGTIFRGMFEDRIEKIIKELKEKKNIILFIDEAHTLIGAGSAMGVPSDAANIFKSTLARGEIQIIGATTLAEYKEFIAEDEALARRFRIVNVEEPSIDDTKKILYGIRQRLQKNYSVAITDGAIETAMDMSERYMRGLRLPDKAIGWLDTACVKVEINRPQEAVSGSDVIDVISQETKIPRDMIFRDTTVRFKDMEAAMSRRIIGQREAIEALVKRLRLNKGPLKENYSRPDGVLLFLGPTGVGKTEVARALAEFLFGDEKKMIRLDMSEYKDSSIAVDKLIGMPRGIVGSERGGILTNQIRENPYSVVLLDEVEKANPYVLNLFLQVFDEGWLTDGRGKRVYFSDTVIIMTSNLGSDEFRKFTKPLGFLPEGQALGDLKKTIMKEVENTFSPEFLNRIDDIIIFSPLTREEVKKITVIYLNNIKRHMEENGKTLYVSDAALDVLVDTGYSPKYGARFLKRNIDEKVKVPVTLHWKEGAVFRVNAIGSDIAVECAADDLITV; from the coding sequence CTGTCCTTTGCAATGGTTGAAGACGCCTTTTTCAGAGATATAATGTCAGACTTAAATCTTGACGCAAATCAGGTTGTTCAATTCTTAAGCGACAACCTTAATATATCCCGCCAGTATATAGGCGTTGGCCTTAAGGTCCCTCCGACAACAAAGACTATATTTAAACTTGCATGGGAAGAGGCTCAAAGGTGGGGAAGGGATGAGATAGATTCCACAGACCTCCTCATAGCCATATTTCAGGAAAGCCACAGCCTTCCTGCAAAGGTATTCAGAAGTTTCGGCCTTGACCCTGATTATGTTATGCGGCGGATAACAGCAAAGATAAGAAACAGGGAAGAGCTGGGCGAAGAGCTGAAAAAGAAGTATGATTTGCCGCCGAATCTTAAGCACTTTGCTGTTAACCTTAACAGGCTTGCCTATTATGACAAGCTTCCTATAATTGTTGGGAGAGATAATGAGATAAACCAGGTAATGGAGATCCTCTGCCACGTTGAGAGGAGCAATTCTGTTATGATAACCGGCGAACCAGGCGTTGGTAAAACAGCCGTGGTGGAAGGACTTGCCAGAAAGATAGAACTGGAACCACATACGGTTCCCAGAAGACTCAGGGATAAACAGATTATAAATCTTCAGATGAACTCCGTTGTGGCAGGCACAATATTTCGCGGGATGTTTGAGGACAGGATTGAAAAGATAATAAAGGAGCTTAAGGAGAAGAAAAACATAATACTATTTATAGACGAGGCCCACACGCTTATAGGCGCAGGTTCTGCAATGGGGGTGCCGTCAGACGCTGCCAATATCTTCAAGTCAACACTTGCCAGGGGAGAGATTCAGATAATAGGCGCAACGACACTTGCAGAATATAAAGAATTTATAGCAGAGGATGAGGCCCTTGCCAGGAGATTCAGGATAGTCAATGTAGAAGAGCCTTCAATAGATGACACAAAAAAGATACTATACGGCATAAGGCAGAGGCTGCAAAAAAATTATTCTGTGGCCATAACTGACGGCGCGATAGAAACTGCCATGGATATGTCAGAGAGATATATGCGCGGCTTAAGGCTGCCTGATAAGGCGATAGGATGGCTTGATACAGCCTGTGTAAAGGTTGAGATAAACAGACCCCAGGAAGCGGTCAGCGGCAGCGATGTTATAGATGTCATATCCCAGGAGACAAAGATTCCGAGGGATATGATATTCAGGGATACTACAGTGAGGTTTAAAGATATGGAAGCCGCCATGTCCAGGAGAATTATCGGACAAAGAGAGGCAATAGAGGCGCTGGTAAAGAGACTAAGATTGAACAAGGGACCGTTGAAGGAAAACTACTCAAGGCCTGACGGAGTGCTGCTCTTTCTTGGGCCAACAGGGGTTGGCAAGACAGAGGTTGCAAGGGCTTTGGCAGAATTTCTCTTTGGCGACGAAAAGAAGATGATAAGGCTTGACATGAGCGAATACAAGGACTCATCCATTGCGGTTGATAAGCTCATTGGCATGCCCAGAGGGATTGTTGGCAGTGAACGGGGCGGCATACTGACAAATCAGATAAGAGAAAATCCATATTCTGTTGTGCTGTTAGATGAGGTGGAAAAGGCAAATCCATACGTATTAAATCTGTTTCTGCAGGTCTTTGACGAAGGTTGGCTTACGGACGGCAGGGGCAAGAGGGTATATTTCAGCGATACAGTTATTATTATGACAAGCAATCTCGGAAGCGATGAGTTTAGAAAATTTACAAAACCGCTCGGCTTTTTGCCTGAGGGACAGGCGTTGGGCGATTTGAAAAAGACCATAATGAAAGAGGTTGAAAATACCTTTTCTCCGGAATTCTTAAACAGGATAGATGACATCATCATCTTTTCGCCGCTTACAAGAGAAGAGGTAAAGAAGATTACCGTAATATATCTGAATAATATAAAAAGGCATATGGAAGAAAATGGCAAGACTTTATATGTTTCTGACGCAGCGTTGGATGTGCTGGTTGATACAGGCTATAGCCCTAAATACGGGGCAAGATTTTTAAAAAGGAATATAGATGAAAAGGTAAAGGTTCCTGTAACGTTACACTGGAAGGAAGGCGCTGTCTTCAGAGTAAATGCAATTGGCAGTGATATTGCGGTTGAGT